In one Natronosalvus amylolyticus genomic region, the following are encoded:
- a CDS encoding DUF1616 domain-containing protein, translating into MSLAAKTQHTVGAVARYPSDLALVSLVAAGSWWLIPSLAEGSAIRLVLTLALVAFVPGYALISVLFPARARARSTDTESPPGNRRPGGIDAVERLALGLGTSLALTPMVVLALPFTQWGLELNAIVGALAALAIVFAQFGVIRRLRLPANQRYTVSFSDVLERASLAAGTGKSRASAIVLAIAVVLAVGVLLYAFATPMAAGGFTQLGIYTATDDGELRATMPDVAAPGEEIPITFQIHNHERQSMEYTLVIQEQVVEDGEVLERITHREVRAISESDDGGRITAERTVTPEAEDGETVRIAVMLFEGDAPATPTMDDSLEYTYFWVTIETPPAAPGSGGEDDGEEPAESDSDDGDGTVDSNDTVGEDEVDSSDDADDTDDTDDTDDSDDADDTDDADDTDDADDTDDTDDTDDADDTDDTDDSDDSDDTDDSDDTDDTDDTDDTDDTDDSDDSDDADDTDDSDDADDTDDSDDTDDTDDSDDTDDTDDSDDTDDTDDSDDTDDTDDSDDTDDTDDTDDTDDTDDTDDTDDTDD; encoded by the coding sequence ATGAGTCTGGCGGCGAAGACACAACACACTGTGGGGGCGGTTGCTCGCTACCCGTCGGATCTCGCCCTCGTCTCTTTGGTCGCGGCTGGTAGCTGGTGGTTGATTCCATCTCTGGCGGAGGGGAGCGCTATCCGCCTCGTGTTGACGCTGGCACTCGTCGCATTCGTTCCTGGATACGCACTGATATCAGTGCTGTTTCCTGCACGAGCGCGAGCGCGTTCGACAGACACCGAATCGCCACCAGGAAATCGTCGCCCGGGTGGAATTGACGCCGTCGAACGGCTTGCGCTGGGCCTCGGAACGTCACTCGCATTGACGCCGATGGTCGTCCTCGCACTCCCGTTCACACAGTGGGGCCTCGAGTTGAACGCCATCGTGGGTGCCCTCGCAGCCCTCGCAATCGTGTTTGCCCAGTTTGGTGTTATCCGTCGACTGCGACTGCCAGCTAACCAGCGATACACTGTTTCGTTCTCAGATGTACTCGAGCGAGCCTCACTCGCGGCTGGAACAGGAAAATCGAGGGCATCGGCTATCGTTCTCGCTATTGCCGTTGTTCTTGCCGTCGGTGTCCTGCTCTATGCATTCGCGACGCCGATGGCAGCAGGTGGGTTCACGCAACTCGGTATTTACACGGCAACCGACGATGGCGAACTCAGAGCGACGATGCCGGACGTCGCCGCTCCAGGCGAAGAGATCCCGATCACGTTCCAGATACACAACCACGAACGCCAGTCCATGGAGTACACCCTCGTTATTCAAGAGCAAGTCGTCGAAGACGGTGAGGTGCTCGAGCGAATCACCCATCGCGAAGTCCGGGCGATCAGCGAGTCCGACGACGGGGGACGTATCACCGCCGAGCGAACCGTGACGCCGGAAGCGGAGGACGGCGAGACGGTTCGAATCGCCGTAATGTTGTTCGAGGGCGATGCGCCAGCGACGCCGACGATGGATGATTCACTCGAGTATACGTATTTCTGGGTCACCATCGAGACGCCCCCAGCGGCACCGGGATCCGGTGGCGAAGACGATGGGGAGGAACCGGCAGAGTCCGATTCGGACGATGGTGATGGAACGGTTGATTCCAACGACACGGTTGGTGAAGACGAGGTCGATTCATCAGACGACGCAGATGATACTGACGATACGGACGACACAGACGACTCCGACGATGCGGACGACACAGACGATGCGGACGACACCGACGATGCGGACGACACCGACGACACAGACGACACCGACGATGCGGACGACACAGACGACACCGACGACTCCGACGACTCCGACGACACCGACGACTCCGACGACACCGACGACACCGACGACACCGACGACACCGACGATACAGACGACTCCGACGATTCCGACGATGCGGACGACACAGACGATTCCGACGATGCGGACGACACAGACGATTCCGACGATACGGACGACACAGACGATTCCGACGATACGGACGACACAGACGATTCCGACGATACGGACGACACAGACGATTCCGACGATACGGACGACACAGACGATTCCGACGATACGGACGACACAGACGATACAGACGACACAGACGATACAGACGACACAGACGATACAGACGACACAGATGACTAA
- a CDS encoding PadR family transcriptional regulator, whose protein sequence is MSEAQSITGEQSIARELTAFQNNILVILANEPMYGLAIKRELESYYGTEVNHGRLYPNLDELVDLGLVEKSELDKRTNQYALTDDGYDAVLDGIQWTLSNVVTNDDRADEINDIVEDSY, encoded by the coding sequence ATGTCAGAGGCACAATCAATCACCGGCGAACAGAGCATCGCGCGCGAACTTACCGCGTTTCAGAACAATATTCTCGTCATCCTCGCAAACGAGCCAATGTACGGATTGGCGATCAAACGCGAACTCGAGTCGTACTACGGCACTGAAGTCAACCACGGCCGACTCTACCCCAACCTCGACGAACTCGTCGACCTGGGCCTGGTCGAAAAGAGCGAACTGGACAAACGCACGAACCAGTACGCCCTGACTGACGACGGATACGATGCCGTCCTCGATGGCATTCAGTGGACCCTGTCGAACGTCGTCACCAACGACGACCGCGCGGACGAGATCAACGATATCGTCGAAGACAGCTACTAA
- a CDS encoding DUF7108 family protein translates to MSEHEESRSTDVDEAFPEQETDDLPSDVVDEAERLRRLERNAVDDGEADAYADRRETILDRYDYTDHIRTDDGNEVLVLHPAEWQDEEVIRTDRIDDLSRAVELPLDGAGDPDEWEAVDEQNRALAAAVREDHGDVHGDTAAALADYMSNHYAKPITSASRDELLEFRNEYFVRNAWPSSEQRAVVDDSLELVFETAEKPCPDVRSEPSQ, encoded by the coding sequence ATGTCTGAGCACGAGGAATCCCGCTCGACCGACGTCGATGAGGCGTTCCCGGAGCAGGAAACGGACGACTTGCCTTCTGACGTCGTCGACGAAGCCGAACGCTTGCGTCGACTCGAGCGCAATGCAGTCGACGATGGGGAGGCTGACGCATATGCAGACCGACGGGAAACGATTCTCGACAGGTATGACTACACGGACCACATCCGGACCGACGATGGTAACGAAGTGCTGGTTTTACACCCCGCGGAGTGGCAAGACGAAGAGGTGATCCGGACAGATCGTATCGACGACCTCTCACGGGCTGTCGAACTCCCACTGGATGGAGCCGGTGACCCTGACGAATGGGAAGCCGTCGACGAGCAAAACCGGGCACTGGCGGCTGCAGTCCGCGAGGACCACGGTGACGTGCACGGGGATACTGCTGCTGCACTGGCAGATTATATGAGTAATCACTACGCGAAACCCATTACCTCGGCCTCCAGAGACGAGTTACTCGAGTTTCGTAACGAATATTTCGTGCGGAACGCCTGGCCGTCTTCCGAACAAAGGGCAGTCGTCGATGACTCTCTCGAGTTGGTGTTCGAGACGGCTGAAAAGCCGTGTCCCGACGTTCGGTCGGAGCCGTCTCAGTAG
- the rnhA gene encoding ribonuclease HI — protein MPVIECDVDVARKRLEDQGVTVEPGNTEHERWRASQGDATAVAYENKVVIQGANPRRLEALLREEGGRAHVYFDGGARGNPGPAGIGWVIVTSDGIVAEGSETIGRATNNQAEYEALIAALEAARDYGYDELHVRGDSELIVKQVRGEYNTNDPELREKRVTVHELLRHFDEWTLEHVPREVNSRADELANEAMDQG, from the coding sequence ATGCCGGTTATCGAATGCGATGTCGATGTAGCCAGAAAGCGCCTCGAGGACCAGGGGGTAACAGTCGAACCCGGAAACACCGAACACGAACGATGGCGGGCGTCTCAGGGGGATGCAACGGCCGTTGCATACGAGAACAAGGTCGTCATTCAGGGGGCAAATCCCCGCAGGCTCGAGGCGCTGTTACGAGAAGAAGGAGGCCGAGCACACGTGTACTTCGACGGTGGCGCGCGCGGCAACCCAGGTCCCGCCGGCATCGGCTGGGTTATCGTCACGAGCGACGGAATCGTCGCGGAAGGAAGCGAGACCATCGGACGTGCCACCAACAACCAGGCCGAGTATGAAGCACTGATTGCCGCCCTGGAGGCCGCTCGAGATTACGGATACGACGAATTGCACGTCAGGGGCGATTCAGAACTAATCGTCAAACAGGTCCGTGGCGAGTACAACACGAACGATCCCGAACTGCGTGAAAAACGGGTCACTGTCCACGAACTGCTTCGGCACTTCGACGAGTGGACCCTCGAGCACGTTCCGCGCGAAGTCAATAGCCGAGCAGACGAACTGGCAAACGAAGCGATGGACCAGGGGTAA
- a CDS encoding DegT/DnrJ/EryC1/StrS family aminotransferase, protein MTGISIANPDIGPDAYDRVHAILESGQLADGPEVRQFESAFARYCGADHGVATTNGTTALVTALKALDIGDGDAVITTPFSFVASANAIRLAGATPVFADIDPDTYTLDPDSVERIVRRRSDVVGLLPVHLYGLPADMDRLLEISAAHDLIVVEDACQAHGAAIDGQPVGSLGDAGCFSFYPTKNMTTGEGGIITTTREDIADRAASHINHGRDVSGDRGYDHVRLGNNHRLTSLAAAIGRSQLDRLPEFTHARQANAERYDEELSGLPLETPAVPDGMEHVYHQYTISTDERDALASWLADRDIGTGIYYPTPIHQQPAYESVSTAASSHPHAEAAARRVLSLPVHPNLSDDELETVIEAITAFYDHQ, encoded by the coding sequence ATGACGGGGATTTCGATCGCGAACCCCGACATCGGTCCGGACGCGTACGACCGAGTCCATGCGATTCTCGAGAGCGGGCAACTCGCCGACGGGCCAGAGGTCCGGCAGTTCGAATCGGCCTTCGCGCGCTACTGCGGTGCGGACCACGGCGTTGCGACGACGAACGGAACGACAGCGCTCGTAACGGCACTGAAGGCCCTGGATATCGGTGACGGTGACGCGGTCATCACGACGCCGTTTTCGTTCGTTGCGAGTGCGAACGCGATCCGGTTGGCCGGGGCAACGCCGGTGTTCGCCGACATCGACCCGGACACCTACACTCTCGACCCTGATTCGGTCGAACGCATCGTACGCCGACGGTCAGACGTCGTGGGTCTCCTTCCGGTCCACCTCTATGGCTTGCCTGCGGATATGGATCGCTTGCTCGAGATTTCGGCGGCACACGACCTGATCGTCGTCGAAGACGCCTGTCAGGCCCACGGAGCCGCTATCGACGGGCAACCGGTCGGGAGCCTCGGTGACGCCGGTTGCTTTTCTTTTTATCCGACAAAAAATATGACAACCGGCGAAGGTGGCATTATCACCACGACTCGAGAGGACATCGCCGACCGAGCGGCCAGCCACATCAACCACGGTCGCGACGTCTCGGGCGACCGTGGCTACGACCACGTACGACTCGGAAACAATCATCGATTGACGAGTCTCGCCGCCGCTATCGGCCGATCACAACTCGATCGATTACCCGAGTTTACCCACGCGAGACAGGCGAACGCTGAGAGGTACGACGAGGAGTTGTCCGGTCTCCCTCTCGAGACCCCCGCGGTTCCCGATGGCATGGAACACGTCTACCATCAGTACACGATTTCGACGGACGAACGGGACGCACTCGCATCCTGGCTGGCAGACCGTGATATCGGGACGGGGATCTATTATCCGACGCCAATCCATCAACAGCCGGCATACGAGTCGGTAAGCACGGCTGCCTCGAGCCACCCACATGCCGAGGCAGCAGCCAGACGAGTGCTGTCGCTGCCAGTGCATCCGAACCTGAGCGACGACGAGCTGGAGACAGTCATCGAAGCGATCACCGCATTTTACGATCACCAATGA
- a CDS encoding Gfo/Idh/MocA family protein, whose amino-acid sequence MTGHRSEAVVNDGEEPSKLRAGVIGVGAMGANHARVYSECRDIDLVGVVDLDHELAMDVAKQYGTTAVQLADLLEACDLVSVAVPTFAHADTVRTFLEAGIHVLVEKPLTESLEEGRTLCRQANESEAMLQVGHVERFNPAVETAAAIIDDLDVIAIDAQRLGPPVDRPDLDGVVLDLMIHDIDVIGSLLGSKPTKIAAQGTDDGQYATATMHYDDVIASVTASRRTQKKVRTLTITTSECLIEVDYLEQSVLIHRDSYPEYVTNDGTNRYRHESVIERPRVHNGEPLKREIRSFIEAIRTGSEPAVTATDGLEALEIVTEIERLIDDGEQEVIVR is encoded by the coding sequence ATGACAGGACACCGTAGCGAAGCAGTTGTAAACGACGGAGAAGAGCCATCGAAACTTCGAGCAGGCGTCATCGGCGTCGGGGCCATGGGTGCCAACCACGCCCGGGTTTACAGCGAGTGTCGAGACATCGACCTCGTCGGTGTCGTCGATCTCGACCACGAACTCGCCATGGATGTGGCCAAGCAGTATGGAACCACCGCCGTCCAGTTGGCGGACCTGCTCGAGGCCTGTGATCTCGTCAGCGTTGCCGTGCCAACGTTCGCTCACGCCGATACTGTTCGAACGTTCCTCGAGGCCGGGATACACGTGCTGGTCGAAAAGCCACTGACAGAATCACTCGAGGAAGGGCGAACCCTCTGTCGGCAGGCGAACGAATCTGAAGCGATGTTGCAAGTCGGCCACGTCGAACGGTTCAACCCTGCCGTCGAAACGGCAGCCGCGATCATCGATGATCTCGACGTGATAGCAATCGATGCCCAACGGCTCGGACCGCCAGTCGATCGACCGGATCTCGACGGCGTCGTCCTCGATTTGATGATCCACGATATCGACGTCATCGGCTCCCTGTTGGGATCGAAGCCCACGAAAATTGCAGCCCAGGGGACCGACGACGGCCAGTATGCAACGGCGACGATGCACTACGACGACGTGATCGCGTCCGTGACGGCCAGCAGACGGACCCAGAAGAAAGTCCGGACGCTCACCATCACGACCAGCGAGTGTCTGATCGAAGTCGACTACCTCGAGCAGTCCGTGCTGATCCACCGGGATTCCTACCCGGAGTACGTTACTAACGATGGAACCAACCGATATCGCCACGAGTCCGTCATCGAACGGCCACGCGTCCACAATGGTGAACCGCTCAAACGGGAGATCAGGTCGTTTATCGAGGCCATCAGAACGGGGAGCGAGCCAGCTGTCACCGCCACTGACGGGTTGGAAGCGCTCGAGATCGTCACCGAAATCGAACGGCTGATCGACGACGGGGAACAGGAGGTCATCGTCCGATGA
- a CDS encoding alkaline phosphatase family protein, whose translation MQTLMFAFDGLDHECLERYSDVLPTISRLRRTGTIAALDPPVPQSIISAWTTVATGTEPHEHGIFDSHTRDGYPGSERPVRPADRNRPYVWEYLASQGARAVVCGLPVLNEEQSFESSLSHQQMQNTTLIPGRNTRPTTTTPASRPWTTADVHSSRDLEVLLERRRRVCRDCLENEPWELAIIHVPILTPGLLARVTNGDGSNPETVRRRALQIADGLVEAIIESVPDTTTVIGCSPAGVRHIDGYVVHLNELLTGAGLLERTDAAKQTGFTKALRRLTAPFRDIAPSGTVSNGEDGPYRAHDGTATWTVYDWEHSRAFCPSPTGGGIRLNVAGREPNGTVTNSIYRETQEAVIDVLADCLDPDGNPAFEFVCRRDHLYPGRPPRDVPDVVVSTAGTNCTISGAPNRTPVSRFRGFVRSSPGHCFLTGPAVCGTTTRRLTGADIAPMVMASLGRPVPERMTGLVPAALFRDRAIRGCYRHVGEGLGSLREPSITGDEDFRL comes from the coding sequence ATGCAGACGCTTATGTTTGCGTTCGATGGCCTCGATCACGAGTGCCTCGAGCGATATTCGGACGTACTGCCCACGATCAGTCGACTGCGGCGAACGGGGACGATCGCTGCGCTCGATCCACCGGTTCCACAGTCGATCATTAGCGCCTGGACGACCGTCGCAACCGGCACCGAACCACACGAGCACGGGATTTTCGACAGTCACACGCGAGATGGCTATCCAGGGTCCGAACGGCCGGTCAGGCCAGCTGACCGAAACCGTCCATACGTATGGGAGTATCTGGCGAGCCAGGGTGCACGGGCGGTCGTGTGCGGGCTTCCAGTGTTGAACGAGGAGCAGTCGTTCGAAAGCTCACTCTCTCATCAGCAGATGCAAAATACGACACTGATACCCGGGCGAAACACACGTCCGACGACAACCACACCAGCCAGCCGTCCGTGGACGACTGCGGACGTACACTCGAGTCGCGACCTCGAGGTACTGCTCGAGCGCCGACGACGCGTCTGTCGAGACTGCCTGGAAAACGAGCCCTGGGAGCTAGCCATCATCCACGTACCGATTCTCACGCCAGGGTTACTCGCCCGAGTCACGAACGGAGATGGATCCAACCCGGAAACGGTTCGTCGACGAGCACTGCAGATCGCGGACGGGCTGGTCGAGGCGATAATCGAGTCGGTTCCCGACACCACGACAGTCATAGGCTGTTCACCGGCCGGGGTCCGGCACATCGACGGCTACGTGGTCCACCTCAACGAACTCCTCACTGGTGCCGGACTGCTCGAGCGAACTGACGCCGCGAAACAAACAGGGTTTACGAAAGCACTGAGGCGACTCACTGCTCCGTTCCGCGACATCGCACCCTCGGGTACCGTTTCGAATGGGGAAGACGGCCCCTACAGGGCACACGATGGGACAGCAACGTGGACCGTCTACGATTGGGAGCACTCGCGGGCGTTCTGTCCGAGTCCCACGGGCGGTGGAATCAGACTGAACGTAGCGGGGCGAGAACCCAACGGAACGGTCACCAACTCCATATATCGGGAGACACAGGAAGCCGTCATCGACGTGCTGGCAGACTGTCTCGATCCGGACGGAAATCCGGCGTTCGAGTTCGTCTGTCGACGCGACCACCTGTATCCGGGCCGTCCCCCGAGAGATGTCCCCGATGTGGTCGTATCGACTGCAGGGACGAACTGTACGATTTCGGGGGCGCCCAACCGGACACCTGTGAGCCGCTTTCGCGGTTTCGTTCGCTCGAGTCCCGGCCACTGTTTCCTTACCGGCCCCGCGGTTTGTGGAACCACGACACGTCGACTCACTGGAGCGGATATCGCTCCGATGGTGATGGCCTCGCTTGGTCGACCCGTTCCAGAGCGGATGACTGGTCTCGTTCCAGCAGCGCTGTTTCGGGATCGGGCGATTCGAGGATGCTATCGGCACGTCGGCGAAGGTCTCGGTTCCCTTCGGGAGCCCTCGATCACCGGGGACGAGGACTTTCGATTGTGA
- a CDS encoding N-acetyltransferase yields the protein MTVPAVYTCGDDCTIDEGVTIGYGDSFGPTSIGDGATIRQGSIIYGDVAIGDEFTTGHRVLVREETTIEDDVLVGTNTVIDGRTDIGSHVSLQSAVYIPTGTTIGDNVFIGPGAVLTNDPYPIRTDVELEGPTIEDGASIGANATLLPGVTVGENAFVAAGALITRDVPSNTLAVGVPATERPLPAGLEGPNQLA from the coding sequence GTGACTGTGCCTGCAGTGTACACCTGTGGCGATGACTGTACAATTGATGAGGGGGTGACGATCGGGTACGGTGACTCGTTCGGTCCCACCTCGATCGGAGATGGGGCGACGATCCGGCAAGGGTCGATCATCTACGGTGACGTCGCCATCGGCGACGAGTTCACGACGGGTCATCGAGTCCTCGTCCGTGAGGAGACCACAATTGAGGACGACGTGCTCGTCGGGACGAACACCGTCATCGACGGCCGGACCGACATCGGTTCACACGTCAGCCTGCAGTCTGCCGTCTACATCCCAACGGGGACGACCATCGGCGACAACGTGTTCATCGGTCCCGGTGCCGTCCTGACGAACGACCCGTATCCGATTCGGACTGACGTCGAACTCGAGGGGCCGACCATCGAGGACGGCGCCTCAATCGGTGCCAACGCCACGTTGCTCCCGGGCGTCACCGTCGGCGAAAACGCCTTCGTCGCCGCGGGGGCGCTGATTACCCGTGACGTCCCGTCCAACACGCTTGCCGTCGGTGTCCCGGCAACCGAACGACCACTCCCTGCGGGTCTCGAGGGCCCGAATCAGCTCGCATGA
- a CDS encoding nucleotide sugar dehydrogenase yields the protein MTNADSRSKPSLYGAVGAGVVEPEEALGADTACRDALRNGEVPVAVYGLGKMGLPLAAVFAEVTGAVTGVDVDRAVVETVNDGSSHVCGEPGLEELVAEQVERNRLAATTDGYGAAADARIHVVIVPSEISEEETGSESQSDRSRTAAHSSTTDRSSFKPDLSTVQAVLEVIAAGLEPGDLVIVESTLPPGTCRDVIHPYLLEESGLETGSFGLAFCPERTASGTAIRDIRGAYPKVVGGVDAESGHAAALLYDELSSNAVHLVSDATTAEAVKVFEGVYRDVNIALANQLAGTAADLDISVREAIETANHIPMCHLHDPGPGVGGHCIPYYPHFLLSQVETPLSLVELARSVNREMPATVVSMIEAELESIGTRLEDATVLVLGFTYRPGVEETRSSPAIDVVETLLEGGATVWGCDPLVDPSEFGARAVTVDELPDHAFDAAVLVTPQDAFDRIRWDAMDPMTVLDGRDVLSLENTDHRVVTLGGARGRQPVVIDSGTSTETGTSTIGRPAAFDAEN from the coding sequence ATGACGAACGCAGACTCGCGTTCGAAGCCGAGTCTGTACGGGGCCGTGGGTGCTGGTGTCGTCGAACCCGAGGAGGCACTCGGAGCCGATACAGCATGTCGAGATGCGCTCAGAAACGGTGAGGTGCCGGTAGCAGTCTATGGGCTCGGTAAAATGGGACTTCCGCTGGCGGCCGTCTTCGCCGAGGTAACCGGTGCCGTCACCGGCGTCGACGTCGATCGGGCCGTCGTCGAGACGGTCAACGATGGATCGAGTCACGTATGTGGAGAGCCCGGGCTCGAGGAACTGGTCGCCGAGCAGGTCGAACGGAATCGATTAGCGGCGACCACCGATGGATACGGAGCCGCGGCGGATGCGCGCATTCACGTCGTCATCGTCCCGTCAGAGATTTCCGAGGAGGAGACGGGGAGCGAGAGTCAATCCGACCGTTCGAGGACCGCTGCCCATTCGAGTACCACTGACCGCTCGAGTTTCAAACCGGACCTCTCGACCGTTCAGGCGGTCCTCGAGGTCATCGCGGCCGGCCTCGAGCCCGGCGACCTCGTGATCGTCGAATCGACCCTTCCTCCGGGAACCTGTCGAGACGTAATCCATCCGTATCTCCTCGAGGAAAGCGGCCTCGAGACGGGGTCGTTCGGCCTCGCGTTCTGTCCCGAACGAACGGCGTCGGGAACAGCGATCCGGGACATTCGAGGCGCCTACCCGAAAGTGGTCGGTGGCGTCGACGCCGAGAGCGGGCACGCAGCGGCGCTGTTGTACGACGAACTGTCGAGCAACGCCGTGCATCTGGTTTCGGACGCGACGACAGCTGAGGCCGTCAAGGTGTTCGAGGGTGTGTATCGTGACGTCAATATCGCACTGGCAAACCAGCTCGCTGGGACGGCTGCCGATCTCGATATCTCCGTTCGAGAGGCTATCGAAACGGCAAATCACATTCCGATGTGCCACCTTCACGATCCGGGACCGGGAGTCGGTGGCCACTGTATTCCGTACTATCCGCACTTCCTCCTCTCTCAGGTCGAAACGCCCCTCTCGCTGGTCGAACTCGCCCGGTCGGTCAACCGGGAAATGCCAGCAACCGTCGTCTCGATGATCGAGGCCGAACTGGAATCGATAGGGACCCGACTCGAGGATGCAACCGTCCTCGTTCTCGGTTTCACGTACAGGCCGGGCGTCGAGGAAACCAGGTCGTCGCCAGCGATTGACGTGGTCGAAACGTTGCTCGAGGGCGGGGCAACGGTCTGGGGCTGTGATCCCCTGGTCGATCCGAGCGAGTTCGGCGCCCGGGCCGTTACGGTCGACGAGTTGCCGGACCACGCCTTCGACGCGGCCGTGCTCGTTACCCCGCAAGACGCGTTCGACCGCATTCGGTGGGACGCCATGGATCCGATGACCGTCCTCGATGGCCGTGACGTGCTCTCCCTCGAGAATACCGACCACCGGGTCGTGACTCTCGGCGGTGCACGTGGACGGCAACCGGTCGTCATCGATAGCGGGACGAGCACCGAGACGGGAACCTCGACGATCGGGAGGCCAGCAGCGTTCGACGCAGAAAACTAA
- a CDS encoding DUF7344 domain-containing protein: protein MSEELTQAELFDVFSNARRRQTVRYLKRHQGTCDLAPLVEQVAAWENDTETEAVTRTQRRRVYISLYQTHLPMLEEHGIVDWDPDAHRIELLPSEDTFEPYLDRQLNEQRSWHLFYASVTLVGGLLFVLALLSIGVVSPSIAPLIALGVCFVIAAIALTQYVSRQPAHTLPFGLGR, encoded by the coding sequence ATGAGTGAGGAGCTGACACAGGCCGAGCTGTTCGATGTCTTTAGCAACGCCAGACGGCGGCAAACGGTCAGATACCTCAAGCGCCACCAGGGAACCTGTGACCTGGCGCCGCTGGTCGAGCAGGTAGCAGCCTGGGAGAACGATACGGAAACGGAGGCAGTGACCAGAACGCAACGACGACGAGTGTACATTTCGCTGTATCAGACCCATCTTCCTATGCTCGAGGAGCACGGCATCGTCGACTGGGATCCTGACGCCCACCGTATCGAGTTACTTCCCAGCGAGGACACCTTCGAGCCGTATCTTGACAGGCAGCTGAACGAACAGCGTTCCTGGCATCTTTTCTATGCGTCAGTGACGCTCGTGGGTGGGCTCCTTTTCGTGCTGGCACTGCTTTCTATTGGCGTCGTTTCACCCTCGATAGCACCCTTGATCGCCCTTGGGGTATGTTTCGTCATCGCGGCGATCGCCCTTACGCAGTACGTTTCCAGACAGCCAGCACACACGCTGCCGTTCGGTCTCGGGCGTTGA
- a CDS encoding inorganic diphosphatase, with translation MVNLWEDLETGPNAPETIYAVIECLKGERNKYEYDKDVPGVVLDRVLHSNVHYPSDYGFIPQSYYDDEDPFDVLVLVEDQTFPGCVIEARPVALMKMDDDGEQDDKVIAVPEEDPRYDHIQDLEDIPEQQRDEIDEFFATYKNLEAGKEVETLGWEDKQAAHDAIEHAQDLYEEHFG, from the coding sequence ATGGTAAATCTCTGGGAAGACCTCGAAACTGGACCAAACGCACCGGAAACGATCTATGCCGTTATCGAGTGCCTCAAAGGCGAGCGCAACAAATACGAATACGACAAGGACGTCCCCGGCGTCGTGCTCGACCGAGTCCTTCACTCGAACGTCCACTACCCTTCTGATTACGGCTTTATTCCGCAAAGCTACTACGACGATGAGGACCCGTTCGACGTGCTCGTTCTCGTCGAGGACCAGACGTTCCCCGGCTGTGTAATCGAAGCCCGTCCGGTCGCACTTATGAAGATGGACGACGACGGCGAACAGGACGACAAAGTCATCGCCGTTCCCGAAGAGGACCCGCGATACGATCACATCCAGGACCTCGAGGACATCCCAGAACAACAGCGTGACGAAATTGACGAGTTCTTTGCGACCTACAAGAACCTCGAGGCTGGGAAAGAAGTTGAGACGCTCGGGTGGGAAGACAAACAGGCGGCCCACGATGCCATCGAACACGCTCAAGACCTGTACGAAGAACACTTCGGCTAG